The window GAATCATACTCCTCCTCTGGCCATCCGAAGAGTGCTTGGAAATTCTGTTGTTGCATCGCCAGAAAATGCATTCAAGTATATAACAAGCCCCCTTCTAGCAAAGAACACACCCAGCTTTAGAAGATGAGTCAAATTATAAGATAATTAGAGAATTTAAGCATTCTCCTGGTCACCAACTCGAAAACAAAGCTTTCTAACTCACTTGTCTGCAAGCCGGTATGCATCCCAACACGGGTGCAACGTTGATGCTGCTTCATCCAGGCAATGGCCCCTCTCAAGTTGAATCATCCAATGAAGAGCCTGCTTCTGATATGGATGAAGTTCACACTGAAGAGTACTTGGAGGTCCCATTTCCTAAAATAAGTGCCAATATAGTTAACATGCAGAGAAATCGTATACAACCCCCAGCCCCAAAAAAGACATCAAACTTCACAGAGCACATTCACATGCAAACTGCCAGTAGGCCAGTACCAGTAATTCAGAGCTGTCTGCAACACCAACAATTTTGTCAAGATCATTGTCAGATATTGACTCCTCATTTTCCATCTTACTTCCATCTAGAGTTGATTGGCTCTTGAATTTAGGAATAGGCAACAATGGTGCAGAGACATTAAAGCTGTCCTGTTCAGATAAATATAGAACTTAAAggctttttttcttattttaaaaaacTTAATCCATTTCTGAAGAAACTCGACAGCCAGTAATGTTTAATGTACCTCTAAGTTCAATGGACGCTTCTTCGTATACAAATCGCCTGGAGTGAATTCTGCCTAAAACAGATTAATGACATTAAACAGCTCAAAAACATGACAAAACCACAACTTCCATACTCAGCACTTTAACGGTTATTTGGAACTACACACACGAAGTCAAACATGACCAAACTTATTGTTTTTATTACACTCTATATACACACTGAATGATTACACCGTACTAACTCTTAGAGTTGTTTAAAAACAAAACTGCTAAAAGTAAATTGTCACCTTCTGAAAAGGAGAGAGCCCCAGCAATTGGAAAAGCGTTGGCAGAGGATGAATAACTGATTCATCATTTGAGGCTGCTTTCAGTGAAGCCTGATGGCTCTTTTGGAACATGGAACTGTTTATATACACGCTGCATAtaatgcaattaaaagaaatcaaCTGTCACCCTCTATCTGCTGCACAACCACATATACAAATTAGTACAATATAAGATATACAGAACCCAATCATCACAACTATACCTGACGGACAGAATAATGCTGTCCATAATTCCTAATACAGGTGGAGCGGATTTACAATGCCCATCAATTCTAACTTTCTTGTCCCTCACAAGTGGTAATAAGCATCGAGCCCATTCATATGGGATGCGGCCAATCTGCTAGCATTATCACAAACATATGTAAAAAATACTAACTTAAAGGTCCAACCAAAGCTGTTTCATTTTCACGCTTCTCAAACAACTATATTAAACGCCATGCTACTTTCACCAAATTAGACATTTTTCAGCAAATTAAGATCTTACTTATCCTTGCACCACTTTATCATTAAAAGGGGGACAACAGATGCATTTTACAAACACAAAGCATATGACTTTGTGTTCTAATTTTCTTCTTAACAATTCAACTTAGATCAATGAACGATAGTACCTCTCCACAAGCATTCGTGGAAAATCTGACAATTTCAGAAGAAGAAGACACCTGCCGCCCCCGACCACCCCCAGACTTTCCAGGAGAAGGTGAACTCGACTTTCTCTCCACCGGAAATGTGAAAAAAACCTCCTCCCCAGGCTTCAGAGTCCTTCCTTTACACGTGGAAATCCCTGCAACCTCACCACACCCCACGAGCCACCACTCACTCCCcattgaactcgaactcgaacacCCATTGGAGCTCGAACACCTCGCATCCTCaactttcctctctctctcactaTCCTCTATCCTAGCCTTTACAGCCCCATTTGAAGCCGAAACCCGACACAAATTCTGATTCTTGGCCTTGCTATCATGATCGTCAGTACCATTCACACTGGGATTTGCCGCAGTTGCCGGCTCGGGGCTCAAATTTCGATTCAAAGGCTCGGGTTTTTTGGGAATTTCAGGTTTTCTAAAACCGGGAGTGTCAAAAATGATGTTAATTGCAGCCGTGGGATCATTCTTGGCCATGTGCAGGGCTCGAACTATATCCATATTTGAGTATTCAGCGCCTACGATGGATCGAACCATCAAAACCAATTCATCGGTAACTTTACTAATACCCATTTAGGTT is drawn from Coffea arabica cultivar ET-39 chromosome 1c, Coffea Arabica ET-39 HiFi, whole genome shotgun sequence and contains these coding sequences:
- the LOC113742116 gene encoding DNA repair protein RAD5A-like isoform X3, with the translated sequence MGISKVTDELVLMVRSIVGAEYSNMDIVRALHMAKNDPTAAINIIFDTPGFRKPEIPKKPEPLNRNLSPEPATAANPSVNGTDDHDSKAKNQNLCRVSASNGAVKARIEDSERERKVEDARCSSSNGCSSSSSMGSEWWLVGCGEVAGISTCKGRTLKPGEEVFFTFPVERKSSSPSPGKSGGGRGRQVSSSSEIVRFSTNACGEIGRIPYEWARCLLPLVRDKKVRIDGHCKSAPPVLGIMDSIILSVSVYINSSMFQKSHQASLKAASNDESVIHPLPTLFQLLGLSPFQKAEFTPGDLYTKKRPLNLEDSFNVSAPLLPIPKFKSQSTLDGSKMENEESISDNDLDKIVGVADSSELLEMGPPSTLQCELHPYQKQALHWMIQLERGHCLDEAASTLHPCWDAYRLADKRGLVIYLNAFSGDATTEFPSTLRMARGGILADSMGLGKTIMTIALLLTHSERGGSLGNQLTAQTLTGNGEASLISDQSPTAKKAAKISGFEKLLKPKNFLTCGGNLIICPMTLIGQWKAEIETHAQPGTLSIYIHYGQNRSRDALVLGQSDVVLTTYGVLASEFSAENADVTGGLFSVRWFRVVLDEAHTIKSSKSQISMAAAALVADRRWCLTGTPIQNNLEDLYSLLRFLKVEPWGSWAWWNKLVQKPFEEGDARSLKLAQSILKPIMLRRTKSSTDKEGRPILVLPPADIQVIYCELTEAERDFYDALFKRSKVKFDKFVEQGRILHNYASILELLLRLRQCCDHPFLVMSRGDTQEFSDLNKLTRRFLKVGQDIVDGQARDVPSLAYVEEVVEELRKGEVGECPICLEAFEDAVLTPCAHRLCRECLLASWRSSTSGFCPV